In Crassostrea angulata isolate pt1a10 chromosome 6, ASM2561291v2, whole genome shotgun sequence, a genomic segment contains:
- the LOC128187724 gene encoding uncharacterized protein LOC128187724, which yields MNTEKNENVTGTLFDCPICLERYRIPKSLPCLHTFCKQCIQSYIEKFNVRKSTDGENFAHFIECPVCRRKAVASEHIKTPEDWVNELPLNYILVSLQGDQNNPDNVQSVLCEPCKRVSERKRAVFYCSNCDDRLCESCYTYLHRRIPQYVDHNVAYISKEKWCVSFDIKHCSIHEHSELKYYCADHKELACSKCYDSFHCACEHVKSIDEVADNVEGCFSHIFRSIKKKTDSELQNTIKNLQHLENSRTNIQEKVINFIIDFKSKLDELHDKFLKNFEMVHDYEISCVQNKQRCLEKFVEILEKHEMMLAQVDKKGSPVDKFLTEEMVKTDVMKYLHDLDEDGKCHGDTTYQWKENSILKNLLDIEDIGNVQVIKKENIDLVPGLRKDIELYQTKMNSPQANTLQIKNPECTQVVANYVTSYCVKCHGDENIPWVTNGMFLENGSLIIVDKHNSSIKEISSSGTTKVIYSKKSSAIRGICTTNADEKAFVSMDHTISEFSVSPHFKYERDFQTKNMEFYQIAFSKDYIFAHIGNPWCVKMIDRNNGRILKTLNGSNCGFGYFALSRDEKKIIYSKANSVVCEDVSSEEEFFQCAGTQTGIARKGARGIGVDYHDNIYVCNSKGGCIVMISKDGHFVKSILPVLNEIKQPYALCFDKCRKKFFVSSYIESHCKIEVYEVQQQ from the coding sequence ATGAACActgagaaaaatgaaaatgtaaccGGGACGTTATTTGATTGTCCGATCTGCTTAGAGAGATATAGGATCCCGAAATCTTTACCATGTCTTCACACGTTTTGTAAACAATGTATACAATcttatatcgaaaaatttaatGTGAGAAAATCAACTGATGGTGAGAATTTTGCTCACTTTATTGAGTGCCCGGTTTGTCGCAGAAAAGCTGTTGCCTCAGAACATATTAAGACACCCGAAGACTGGGTTAATGAATTACCGTTGAATTATATTTTGGTTTCCCTACAGGGTGATCAAAATAATCCAGACAATGTTCAAAGTGTATTGTGTGAGCCATGCAAACGCGTTAGTGAAAGAAAAAGAGCAGTGTTTTACTGCAGCAACTGTGATGACAGACTTTGTGAATCATGCTACACATATCTTCACAGGCGCATTCCGCAGTATGTTGATCACAATGTCGCATATATTTCCAAAGAGAAATGGTGTGTTTCATTTGACATTAAGCATTGCTCAATTCATGAACACAGTGAACTAAAATATTATTGTGCGGATCATAAAGAATTAGCTTGCAGTAAATGTTATGATTCATTTCATTGTGCATGTGAGCATGTGAAATCAATTGATGAAGTTGCAGATAATGTGGAGGGGTGTTTTAGTCACATTTTTAGGTCAATTAAAAAGAAGACGGATTCTGAACTTCAAAACACAATCAAGAACTTGCAGCATCTGGAAAACAGTAGGACGAACATACAGGAAAAAGTTATCAATTTCATAATAGACTTTAAAAGCAAGCTTGATGAACTTCATGACaagtttctgaaaaattttgagaTGGTGCATGACTATGAAATATCTTGTGTTCAAAACAAACAGAGATGTCTTGAAAAGTTTGTTGAGATTCTGGAGAAGCATGAGATGATGCTTGCCCAAGTTGATAAAAAAGGCTCCCCTGTAGATAAATTTCTCACCGAGGAAATGGTCAAGACAGATGTAATGAAATATCTCCATGACTTGGATGAGGATGGAAAATGTCATGGTGATACAACTTATCAATGgaaagaaaattcaattttgaaaaatcttttggACATTGAAGATATTGGCAATGTTCaggtaattaaaaaagaaaatattgatcTTGTTCCTGGTTTGAGGAAGGATATTGAATTATATCAGACAAAAATGAATTCTCCTCAAGCCAATACATTGCAGATTAAAAACCCAGAATGTACACAAGTGGTTGCAAATTATGTAACATCATATTGTGTCAAATGTCATGGAGATGAAAATATTCCATGGGTTACCAATGGCATGTTTTTGGAAAATGGGTCACTCATCATTGTTGACAAGCACAACTCCTCGATAAAAGAGATATCCTCCTCTGGAACCACAAAGGTCATTTATTCTAAAAAATCTAGTGCTATCAGAGGAATATGCACAACCAATGCGGATGAAAAGGCATTTGTTTCTATGGATCACACCATCTCTGAATTTTCAGTCTCTCCACATTTTAAATATGAGAGAGATttccaaacaaaaaatatggaaTTCTATCAAATTGCATTTTCAAAGGATTACATATTTGCTCACATAGGAAATCCTTGGTGTGTTAAAATGATTGATAGGAACAATGGAAGGatattaaaaactttaaatggTAGCAATTGTGGCTTTGGATATTTTGCACTTTCTcgtgatgaaaaaaaaataatttactctAAAGCCAATTCAGTTGTATGTGAGGATGTGTCATCTGAAGAGGAATTTTTCCAGTGTGCCGGAACTCAAACAGGAATTGCACGAAAAGGTGCAAGAGGCATTGGAGtagattatcatgataatatttatGTGTGCAACTCAAAAGGAGGCTGCATTGTCATGATTTCCAAAGATGGACATTTCGTCAAAAGTATCCTTCCCGTCTTGAATGAAATCAAGCAACCATATGCTTTATGTTTTGATAAATGtagaaaaaagttttttgtGAGCTCTTACATAGAATCTCATTGTAAAATTGAAGTTTATGAAGTACAACAACagtag
- the LOC128187727 gene encoding aurora kinase A-like produces MEPKRVLAEVTNKNLENPKEAVKESHKEQTKQERAKWSLDSFDIGKPLGKGKFGTVYLAREKSTKFIVALKVLFKSQLQKAGVEHQLRREIEIQSHLRHPNILRLYGYFHDKSRVYLILEYAPKGELYKELQKQGRFDEKRAATHMLQMFKAMSYCHEKKVIHRDIKPENLLMGLTGELKIADFGWSVHAPSSRRTTLCGTLDYLPPEMIEGQLHDERVDHWSLGILMYEFLVGKPPFEAETNTDTYRRITKVDLHFPPFVSEGARDLISKLLRHNPKHRIDLKDAMEHPWIRENSHIPTTTSGRTESKSSTSSTS; encoded by the exons ATGGAGCCTAAACGGGTTTTGGCTGAGGTTACCAATAAAAACCTGGAGAATCCCAAGGAAGCAGTCAAAGAATCTCATAAAGAACAAACCAAGCA GGAAAGAGCCAAGTGGTCATTAGATAGTTTTGACATTGGGAAACCTCTAGGAAAGGGAAAATTTGGCACAGTCTATTTGGCTAGAGAAAAGTCAACCAAATTTATTGTTGCTTTAAAG GTTCTATTTAAGTCACAGTTACAGAAGGCTGGTGTGGAGCATCAACTTCGCAGAGAAATTGAAATTCAGTCTCATTTAAG GCATCCCAATATACTACGTCTGTATGGCTACTTCCATGACAAGTCTAGGGTGTATCTGATCCTGGAATATGCACCCAAAGGAGAATTGTACAAAGAATTACAGAAACAGGGACGCTTTGATGAAAAGCGCGCTGCTACT CACATGCTGCAAATGTTCAAAGCCATGTCATACTGCCACGAGAAGAAAGTCATTCACAGAGACATCAAACCAGAAAACCTGTTGATGGGGCTGACAGGGGAACTCAAAATAGCTGACTTTGGCTGGTCCGTGCATGCTCCCTCATCCAG ACGTACCACACTTTGTGGGACCCTGGACTACCTTCCTCCGGAGATGATTGAGGGACAGCTTCATGATGAGCGTGTGGACCACTGGAGTTTGGGGATCCTCATGTACGAGTTCCTGGTTGGAAAGCCTCCCTTTGAGGCAGAGACAAACACAGATACTTACAGAAGAATAACAAAAGTTGATTTGCATTTCCCTCCCTTTGTATCTGAAGGGGCCAGGGATCTTATATCAAAA CTATTGCGTCACAATCCTAAACACAGAATCGACTTGAAGGACGCCATGGAGCACCCCTGGATCAGAGAGAACAGCCATATTCCTACCACCACCAGCGGCCGGACAGAGAGCAAGTCCTCTACCTCTTCTACTTCCTGA
- the LOC128187725 gene encoding centrosomal protein of 76 kDa-like → MSLPPEKITELKQIIHSQLNQMDIQNRIRDILSDTIQQDFMGQSGKVGEEELLHKLKQQGLVDDILHQLQFRGQQGGTTPATHFLDRDDKVTQLPTKKVNIDPTRRYVYFQIKGGKAFLEHIDESDPMPGQVSSFFMFHIYFRGQRFKSRPIPCACEPQIDEGFLLELHKESSGEAGKMADASTMLSISDPIHIVLIKTEASGETSLVSSNFFEWRTVLASSGNRMSMMLELKGTGNESKVPCGVIEIMMELFPKSTKNFGQDVVAAQISLEKSRQAERERLFLVYAKQWWKEYLQIRPAHQDRLVKIFAQDENMVNRPVNSFVKPLRGGRLLDSARHAARFVSLIHHEKVQSLGGGSKTEQWTNAHAFLCRNKGDCEDHAILLCSLLLGFGLDAYVCVGTKSKGAVHAWVVTISIEGTVVFWESLNGHRYIHLPIDPNAPPMDKQHRPKYPYKTIGCVFNHVSFYANNQPSDSVEVCKFNLKNEADWKSMSQDAVLSVCGPGASPAWPSMPPLCCSSLDSALVSNDLEQQLRVMVYEHRRDLGLTTNFDDQLSYLLTPALAAYELERVTGISAGNEEFQDSIKQAVPDGHTFKGYPIQFSHRNAKRAFATCLKSPVCEEIINCRGDHVRLGVRVKVYPYPENAIATWIMFACKYKSVL, encoded by the exons ATGTCCCTACCACCAGAAAAAATTACAGAACTAAAGCAAATCATTCACTCTCAACTTAATCAG ATGGATATTCAAAACAGAATCCGAGACATATTGTCTGACACAATTCAACAGGATTTCATGGGGCAATCTGGTAAAGTGGGAGAAGAGGAGCTCCTGCACAAATTAAAACAGCAGGGATTGGTTGATGATATTCTCCACCAGCTACAGTTCAGAGGTCAACAAGGGGGAACAACTCCTGCCACACACTTCCTAGACAGAGATGACAAAGTCACACAGCTTCCAACAAAGAAAG tAAATATTGATCCAACAAGAagatatgtgtattttcaaATCAAGGGAGGGAAGGCTTTCTTGGAGCACATTGATGAGAGTGACCCCATGCCTGGACAAGTGTCCTCCTTCTTTATGTTTCACATTTACTTCCGTGGTCAGCGGTTCAAATCCCGGCCCATTCCTTGTGCCTGTGAGCCTCAGATAGATGAAGGCTTCCTGTTGGAACTACACAAAGAGTCATCTG GTGAAGCAGGCAAGATGGCTGATGCTAGCACCATGTTGTCCATTAGTGACCCCATCCACATTGTGCTGATCAAAACCGAGGCCTCAGGAGAAACAAGCCTGGTGTCCTCCAACTTCTTTGAGTGGAGAACGGTGCTGGCGTCTTCTGGGAACAGGATGTCCATGATGCTTGAGCTGAAAGGGACAG GGAATGAAAGCAAGGTGCCATGTGGGGTTATTGAGATCATGATGGAACTCTTCCCCAAATCCACTAAAAACTTTGGACAAGATGTTGTTGCAGCCCAGATAAGCCTTGAGAAAAGCCGACAGGCAGAAAGAGAACGGCTTTTCTTGGTCTATGCAAAACAATGGTGGAAAGAATATCTCCAGATTAGGCCTGCTCATCAAGACAGACTTGTCAAAATATTTGCACAG GATGAGAACATGGTAAACAGACCAGTCAACTCATTTGTGAAGCCCCTGAGGGGAGGCAGGCTGCTGGACTCTGCGCGACACGCTGCTCGCTTTGTGAGTCTGATCCATCATGAGAAAGTCCAGTCCCTGGGGGGTGGCAGCAAAACCGAGCAATGGACCAATGCACATGCATTCCTCTGTAGAAACAAAGGG GACTGTGAGGATCACGCCATATTACTGTGCAGCCTTTTACTGGGCTTTGGCTTGGATGCCTACGTTTGTGTGGGGACAAAGTCTAAGGGAGCAGTACATGCGTGGGTGGTCACTATCAGTATCGAAGGAACCGTAGTCTTTTGGGAAAGTCTGAATGGACACAG GTATATTCATCTTCCAATTGATCCCAATGCTCCACCAATGGACAAACAGCATCGCCCTAAATACCCATACAAAACAATTGGATGTGTGTTCAACCATGTGTCGTTTTATGCCAATAACCAG CCATCAGACTCAGTTGAGGTGTGCAAATTTAATCTGAAAAATGAGGCAGACTGGAAATCAATGTCCCAGGATGCTGTTCTGTCGGTGTGTGGACCAGGGGCGTCCCCCGCCTGGCCCTCCATGCCCCCTCTTTGTTGCTCCAGCCTGGACTCCGCCCTGGTCAGCAATGACCTGGAACAACAGCTGAGGGTCATGGTGTATGAACACAGAAGG GATTTGGGACTTACCACAAACTTTGATGATCAATTGAGTTATCTCTTAACACCAGCATTAGCAGCATATGAACTGGAAAGAGTCACAG GAATCTCAGCTGGGAACGAGGAATTCCAAGACTCTATCAAACAGGCTGTACCAGATGGCCATACCTTTAAGGGATACCCTATTCAATTTTCTCACAGAAATGCCAAACGAGCCTTTGCTACATGCTTGAA ATCTCCTGTTTGTGAGGAAATCATCAATTGCAGAGGAGACCATGTCCGTCTGGGTGTCAGAGTGAAAGTTTACCCATATCCTGAAAATGCTATTGCCACATGGATAATGTTTGCCTGCAAATATAAATCTGTGTTGTAG
- the LOC128189199 gene encoding uncharacterized protein LOC128189199 has translation MNSNNNVKFTTVGQKLLKEPIWIGMVVVFILLIIFGICYVIKKRCAKYTVCCKDMKAILREREDEIPAHCNNPISNSPNLSPRVSVEVISESSDPSPSFLNRKKIVVEIARDTSTATPKPITPTLDLTNREAAAKLFASYDKQLTFPFGTQSPVNKHSMQLHPVGGLKSGVLEFNTQEKEENSFNRFVLRSPPLPSEYRKLKYSQTTSVFDAKSDRHVEEASSQITRSKSLTPGILRETGQSPVILKINDENAKDAIGDDKDHSLAVPRENTIRRSSFTDMKAEDKRRLFSKCKSSYPEKSIVPSPNIQRSNSNREVLVVSQSDNCSSDVFNRNSLDVNVPYSASLTDTYNAPTNTMTFSNSKTFDRTCFLPRNSTASAQIMKNRRAKSTRKCKYYIRIVKNTIPKKHARSRSRDSSFECSCGSGNALNNLESGKRKQRKRIRKRVEITDSSSDKEDFYSLQKTNNRNLNFRYLKKCMVDGQTQTNGEQETPEFLISKTLHSHSSRPSLKNNENFHKVGDINALYYKDKTHNLSSSNQSESDEIIVMEYVRDRGNLGVLTTDTDTGFSSSSKSLYASPWKDDGKVSVYSGNIFTRPKPPDGYIPKHSIRSTNSVNSYKVKDSAYETSQSSMDTMSFERSHERAYEKFNKRHDERRITNQLEQVSFKLMMLRNRDYPTKELSVDSTSFAMSDDDLPNVEVDSKNSGRRPSYPGIINKAFTLEHVSEEGDIVYTPEQTSLTDQQGTLDASWAIQPNSTPAHNEEIEMVEYLV, from the exons ATGAATTCAAACAACAATGTTAAATTCACGACCGTAGGGCAAAAACTATTGAAGGAACCAATATGGATAGGAATGGTAGTAGTGTTCATTTTGTTGATCATCTTTGGAATATGCTATGTCATCAAGAAAAGGTGTGCGAAGTATACAGTTTGCTGTAAGGATATGAAAGCTATACTTCGAGAAAGAGAGG ACGAAATTCCAGCTCACTGTAATAACCCAATATCAAACTCGCCGAACCTGAGCCCGCGGGTTTCTGTCGAGGTCATCAGCGAGTCTTCTGACCCTTCACCTTCTTTTCTAAACCGA AAGAAAATTGTAGTTGAAATTGCCAGGGACACTTCAACAGCTACTCCAAAACCAATAACACCAACATTAGATTTGACAAACAGGGAGGCAGCAGCAAAGCTTTTTGCGTCATATGATAAACAATTAACTTTCCCGTTTGGCACTCAGAGCCCTGTCAATAAACACTCAATGCAGCTTCACCCTGTAGGGGGCCTCAAGTCAGGGGTCCTTGAGTTTAATAcccaagaaaaagaagaaaattcatTCAACCGGTTTGTGCTTAGGTCTCCGCCTTTACCATCTGAGTATCGAAAATTGAAGTACAGTCAAACAACTTCGGTTTTCGATGCGAAAAGTGATCGTCACGTTGAAGAGGCCTCCTCTCAGATCACACGATCAAAGTCGCTCACACCTGGAATCTTGAGAGAAACGGGCCAGTCTCCGGTTATTCTTAAAATAAACGACGAAAACGCCAAAGACGCCATTGGAGACGATAAAGACCATTCGTTGGCTGTACCTAGAGAAAACACAATCAGAAGGTCGTCTTTTACGGATATGAAAGCTGAAGACAAACGCAGACTTTTCTCAAAATGCAAGAGTTCTTATCCTGAAAAGAGCATCGTCCCTTCTCCAAACATACAGCGTTCAAATAGTAACCGCGAGGTACTGGTTGTATCACAGAGTGATAACTGTAGTTCTGATGTTTTCAATAGAAACTCCTTAGACGTCAATGTCCCGTATTCTGCGTCACTGACAGACACTTATAATGCACCTACGAATACGATGACCTTTTCGAACTCTAAAACATTCGATAGAACGTGTTTTCTCCCAAGAAATTCCACAGCATCGGctcaaattatgaaaaatagaaGGGCTAAATCCACACGAAAATGCAAGTATTACATTCGAATTGTGAAAAATACTATCCCCAAAAAACATGCCCGTTCACGTTCTAGAGATTCGTCGTTTGAATGTTCATGTGGCTCTGGAAATGCTCTAAATAATTTAGAATCGGGGAAAAGAAAACAGAGGAAAAGAATAAGGAAGAGAGTAGAAATCACGGATTCAAGCAGTGACAAAGAGGATTTTTATTCCTTGCAGAAAACAAACAACAGAAACTTGAATTTTAGATATCTAAAGAAGTGCATGGTAGATGGACAAACTCAAACAAATGGAGAGCAAGAGACACCAgagtttttaatttcaaaaacgTTACATTCGCATTCCAGTAGAcctagtttaaaaaataatgaaaattttcataaagttGGCGATATTAACGCATTGTATTACAAAGACAAAACCCATAATCTCTCCAGCTCAAATCAAAGTGAGAGTGACGAAATCATTGTTATGGAATATGTGAGAGATCGAGGAAATCTCGGTGTTCTTACGACAGATACAGACACCGGATTTTCATCATCGTCGAAAAGTCTGTATGCATCACCGTGGAAAGATGACGGTAAAGTGTCTGTGTATTCAGGGAACATTTTCACTAGACCAAAACCCCCCGATGGATATATTCCAAAACACAGCATTAGGTCCACAAACTCTGTTAACAGTTACAAGGTGAAAGACTCTGCCTACGAAACAAGTCAGTCCTCCATGGATACAATGTCATTCGAGAGGTCTCATGAGAGAGCATATGAGAAATTCaataaaag ACATGATGAGAGACGAATAACAAATCAGCTTGAACAAGTTTCTTTCAAGCTAATGATGCTACGAAATAGAGATTACCCAACAAAGGAACTCTCGGTTGACAGCACCTCGTTCGCGATGTCTGACGACGATTTACCGAATGTAGAAGTTGACTCAAAGAATTCAGGAAG AAGACCAAGTTATCCTGGAATCATTAACAAAGCATTTACACTAGAACATGTGTCTGAAGAAGGAGACATTGTATACACACCGGAACAGACCTCGCTTACTGACCAACAGGGAACCCTGGATGCCTCGTGGGCAATTCAACCAAACTCAACTCCGGCACACAACGAAGAAATAGAGATGGTTGAATACTtggtttga